A genome region from Natronosalvus rutilus includes the following:
- a CDS encoding bifunctional metallophosphatase/5'-nucleotidase, with product MTLDTDYVSPWRRFDGSQMNDKNGDHDPVVVCLHVSDLHGQLAPEYQRYYDHVESGPALEFDDDGTALERVGGVATLAAKLDEVRDAADETLTLMSGDTFHGTAVTTYTNGRAMLEPINDHLRPDVYVPGNWDFSAEGAEDGAFRDLMADLEAPVLANNLYEWDVDELLFPPYTVESVGDIDVGIVGMTNVYVDRMAPAFAEGKYRFGKHPVLLEEAAEAAREDGADVVLAVTEIGLPWMVQAAKDLEAVDVMFSAHTHEYTHDPIVVEETETVVVESGVGDGLGRVDLHVEDGELAFRHVLYCLADGHAYTPDPDSEAERTVEEIREPFLADDVHFERGEGTLERPIDTVVGRTEVPLHRRAFLESGWNALFNDALMDHFNADLAVSHGFRYGSTIPAGEIRLEHLYRAFPMTGAVARGDAYGQQLTNHLEHFLTDNFTPYVYEQEDGRVRNFSTNVEVEIDPTAKRGRRLVDLRVDGESVDPDARYSVATFTRPGDPDHDLGNCGFPFRNVDVDEGSIPVDVVTDYLEDHSPVTYEPGELVRTPADGGDVQNTPADGPYPYVQPGVDYGGADAYCETRLIPERNQFPEEGRNQFR from the coding sequence ATGACGCTCGACACCGACTACGTGAGCCCGTGGCGACGGTTCGACGGCTCGCAGATGAACGACAAGAATGGGGACCACGACCCCGTCGTCGTCTGCTTGCACGTCAGTGACCTTCACGGGCAACTCGCGCCGGAGTACCAGCGCTACTACGACCACGTCGAATCGGGACCGGCCCTCGAGTTCGACGACGACGGAACGGCCCTCGAGCGCGTCGGCGGAGTAGCGACCCTGGCCGCGAAACTCGACGAAGTCAGGGACGCCGCCGACGAGACCCTCACCCTGATGAGCGGCGACACGTTCCACGGGACGGCCGTGACGACGTACACGAACGGCCGAGCGATGCTCGAGCCGATCAACGACCACCTGCGGCCGGACGTCTACGTTCCCGGGAACTGGGACTTCTCGGCTGAGGGCGCCGAGGACGGCGCGTTCCGCGACCTGATGGCCGACCTCGAGGCGCCGGTGCTCGCGAACAACCTCTACGAGTGGGACGTCGACGAGTTGCTCTTTCCGCCGTACACGGTCGAGTCCGTCGGCGACATCGACGTCGGGATCGTCGGGATGACCAACGTCTACGTCGACCGGATGGCCCCGGCGTTCGCCGAGGGGAAGTACCGCTTCGGGAAGCACCCAGTCTTGCTCGAGGAGGCCGCGGAGGCGGCCCGCGAGGACGGCGCCGACGTCGTCCTGGCCGTCACCGAAATCGGCCTTCCCTGGATGGTGCAGGCCGCGAAGGACCTCGAGGCCGTCGACGTGATGTTCAGCGCCCACACCCACGAGTACACCCACGACCCCATCGTCGTCGAGGAGACCGAAACCGTGGTCGTCGAGTCGGGTGTCGGCGACGGCCTCGGCCGGGTAGACCTGCACGTCGAGGACGGCGAACTCGCCTTCCGGCACGTGCTCTACTGTCTCGCCGACGGACACGCGTACACGCCCGATCCCGACTCGGAGGCCGAGCGGACGGTCGAGGAGATTCGAGAACCGTTTCTCGCCGACGACGTTCACTTCGAGCGCGGGGAGGGCACGCTCGAGCGACCGATCGATACGGTCGTGGGGCGAACGGAGGTGCCCCTCCACCGCCGAGCGTTCCTCGAGAGCGGGTGGAACGCGCTGTTCAACGACGCGCTCATGGACCACTTCAACGCCGACCTCGCGGTTTCACACGGGTTTCGCTACGGGTCGACGATCCCCGCCGGCGAGATTCGACTCGAGCACCTCTACCGGGCGTTTCCGATGACGGGCGCCGTCGCCCGCGGGGACGCCTACGGCCAGCAACTGACGAACCACCTGGAGCACTTCCTCACGGACAACTTCACGCCGTACGTCTACGAGCAGGAGGACGGCCGCGTCCGGAACTTCTCGACCAACGTCGAGGTCGAAATCGATCCGACCGCGAAACGCGGGCGACGGCTCGTCGACCTCCGCGTCGACGGCGAGTCCGTCGATCCCGACGCGCGGTACTCGGTCGCGACGTTCACCCGCCCCGGCGACCCCGACCACGACCTCGGGAATTGCGGGTTTCCCTTCCGCAACGTGGACGTCGACGAGGGGTCGATTCCGGTCGACGTCGTGACCGATTACCTCGAGGACCACTCGCCGGTGACCTACGAACCGGGCGAGCTCGTCCGAACGCCCGCCGACGGCGGCGACGTCCAGAACACGCCGGCCGACGGCCCGTACCCCTACGTTCAGCCCGGGGTCGACTACGGAGGTGCGGACGCCT